Proteins encoded by one window of uncultured Draconibacterium sp.:
- a CDS encoding pyruvate, water dikinase regulatory protein, with protein MSKKSQAPIYVVSGGTGIAGNNLIQALLIQYPENKVPVEIIGRVTTEDEVFDIIMKAKADRGLIAHTMVNPELRHKINELGKEFNVHVIDLMGKLANYLDQRLGIEPMVHPGLYREINHQYFDRIDSIEFTLSHDDGMSPQRLRNAEIILTGVSRAGKTPLSVYLAMYGWKVANVPLVPGVQPPDELFEVDPNRVFGLYIGASQLIAHRQKRISSWENHRSDSYVDQRAVREEIRKAMFVFDRGGFTVINVSNKPIESTANEILSYMSKRFSYRGRKLESPYQGPEEASQ; from the coding sequence ATGAGCAAAAAATCACAGGCACCAATATACGTCGTATCAGGAGGAACAGGGATTGCAGGTAATAATCTGATTCAGGCCTTATTAATTCAGTACCCGGAAAACAAGGTTCCTGTGGAGATAATAGGGCGGGTAACAACCGAAGACGAGGTTTTCGATATTATTATGAAAGCCAAAGCCGATAGAGGATTGATTGCTCATACGATGGTTAATCCTGAACTGCGCCATAAAATTAATGAGTTGGGAAAGGAGTTTAATGTTCACGTTATTGATTTAATGGGGAAACTCGCCAACTATTTAGATCAAAGACTTGGTATAGAGCCGATGGTGCATCCTGGTTTGTACCGCGAAATTAATCACCAGTATTTTGACCGGATTGATTCTATTGAATTCACTTTATCGCACGACGATGGCATGAGCCCACAACGTTTGCGTAATGCTGAGATTATTTTAACCGGTGTTTCGCGTGCCGGAAAAACTCCTCTTAGTGTTTACCTTGCCATGTATGGTTGGAAAGTTGCAAATGTGCCACTTGTTCCCGGAGTGCAGCCTCCCGATGAACTTTTCGAGGTAGACCCAAACCGTGTGTTCGGACTGTATATTGGAGCCAGCCAGTTAATCGCACATCGCCAGAAAAGGATATCAAGCTGGGAAAATCACAGAAGCGACTCTTATGTCGATCAGCGTGCAGTGCGCGAAGAAATCAGAAAAGCCATGTTTGTTTTCGATCGCGGAGGTTTTACCGTTATCAATGTTTCAAATAAACCCATTGAAAGTACTGCCAACGAAATTCTCTCGTATATGTCGAAACGGTTTTCGTATCGCGGGCGGAAATTGGAATCGCCGTATCAGGGGCCGGAGGAAGCAAGTCAGTAA
- a CDS encoding TonB-dependent receptor, whose amino-acid sequence MNKIILPISLIVLLFSLTTYAQQHSDAVIIGHVVSKGEHIPFVNIYLEGTNYGTTTDVTGHYMLVDLPIGEYTLVAKMVGYKESKKPVVLKAGETIEIKFDLEEDVIHMDEVVITGTKTFKRQTESAVIVNVLDGKTIDKVAAQTISESLSFQPGLRMETDCQTCNYTQLRMNGLGGAYSQILINGRSVFSPLTGLYGLEQLPTEMVERIEVVRGGASALYGSSAIGGTVNIITKLPQRNSYEVTSNNSIIGSDALDYNVNATLTALSQKRNAGMVLYAFHRDRDAFDANDDNFSELPEVTNNSFGINSFFQLDEDQKIEANFSSTNEYRYGGEMIEGPAYLAKQSEERTHNVIMGGIDYTFNPTMRTSFVVYGAGQYTKRKHFTGIAPDGGNELQDYNNAPPYGNSKNYTYQFGTQLNHAVNDFAGVGTNIFTVGAEFVSDDVFDEIEAYDYLIDQTANNFGAFVQSDWSITRKTTLLAGIRADKHNFVDNLILNPRVSLLLKPDLNTQLRLSWSTGFRAPQAFDADMHIAFAGGGIQTVQLADDLEEERSQSLSASLNWDKPTEDHIIGFTLEGFYTKLKDAFILEEIGTDESGNSIMEKRNGGNSDVYGATFEARANFNRTLQLEAGLTLQKSQYENEVAWSEELPGTKDYLRTPEAYGYYTITWTPISKFSASLAGVYTGSMLVPHYGLAGDPGTIEQDELFESPTFMDMTVKLGYTIELKRIDSSIEFFGGLSNLLDDYQDDFDQGKNRDSGYIYGPAKPRSVFFGIKLFN is encoded by the coding sequence ATGAATAAAATAATTCTCCCGATAAGTCTGATTGTACTTCTTTTCTCGCTAACAACATATGCCCAGCAACATTCTGATGCAGTTATTATCGGGCATGTTGTTTCAAAAGGCGAACACATTCCTTTTGTAAATATCTATCTTGAAGGTACTAACTATGGAACTACCACTGACGTCACCGGACACTATATGTTGGTTGATCTCCCAATTGGAGAATATACACTGGTTGCAAAAATGGTTGGTTACAAGGAGAGCAAAAAGCCGGTGGTTTTAAAGGCGGGCGAAACCATTGAAATAAAATTCGACCTGGAAGAAGACGTTATCCATATGGACGAGGTGGTGATTACCGGGACCAAAACATTTAAACGACAAACTGAAAGCGCAGTGATTGTTAACGTACTCGATGGAAAAACCATCGACAAAGTTGCAGCACAAACCATTTCTGAATCGTTGAGTTTTCAACCGGGATTGCGTATGGAAACCGATTGCCAGACCTGTAATTACACCCAGCTCAGAATGAATGGTCTCGGTGGTGCCTACAGCCAGATATTAATTAACGGACGTTCGGTTTTTAGTCCACTAACAGGACTTTACGGACTTGAGCAGTTACCAACCGAAATGGTTGAACGTATTGAAGTTGTACGCGGTGGTGCATCCGCGCTGTATGGTTCGAGCGCCATTGGTGGAACCGTGAATATTATTACCAAATTGCCACAACGAAACTCGTACGAAGTCACATCTAACAATTCAATAATAGGAAGCGATGCCCTAGATTACAATGTAAATGCAACGCTAACTGCACTCTCACAAAAACGAAATGCAGGAATGGTGTTGTACGCCTTTCACCGCGACCGTGATGCTTTTGACGCCAACGACGATAATTTTTCGGAACTGCCTGAAGTGACAAATAATTCTTTTGGAATAAATTCATTTTTCCAATTGGACGAAGACCAAAAAATTGAAGCCAATTTTTCCAGCACCAATGAGTATCGTTACGGTGGAGAAATGATAGAAGGCCCGGCCTACCTGGCAAAACAATCGGAAGAACGTACACACAATGTAATTATGGGAGGTATCGATTACACTTTTAATCCTACCATGCGAACAAGTTTTGTGGTATACGGTGCCGGACAGTACACCAAACGCAAACATTTTACAGGAATAGCTCCTGATGGAGGCAATGAACTCCAGGACTACAACAACGCACCGCCTTACGGAAATTCAAAAAATTATACGTACCAGTTTGGAACACAGCTGAACCACGCTGTTAACGACTTTGCCGGTGTCGGAACAAACATTTTCACCGTTGGTGCCGAGTTTGTTAGCGACGATGTTTTCGACGAGATAGAAGCTTACGATTACCTGATCGATCAAACGGCGAATAACTTTGGTGCCTTTGTTCAAAGCGACTGGTCGATTACCAGAAAAACCACGCTGCTTGCCGGTATTCGTGCCGACAAGCATAATTTTGTCGACAACTTAATTTTAAATCCACGTGTTTCGCTGTTGCTGAAACCTGATTTAAACACACAATTGCGTTTGTCGTGGTCAACAGGTTTCCGTGCCCCACAGGCTTTTGATGCCGACATGCACATTGCTTTTGCCGGTGGAGGAATTCAAACCGTTCAGCTAGCCGACGACCTGGAGGAAGAACGCTCGCAAAGCTTAAGTGCATCGTTAAACTGGGATAAACCAACAGAAGACCACATCATTGGTTTTACGCTTGAAGGTTTCTATACAAAACTAAAAGATGCCTTTATTCTGGAAGAAATTGGAACCGATGAATCGGGAAATTCAATCATGGAAAAACGTAACGGGGGAAATAGCGATGTTTACGGGGCAACTTTTGAGGCTCGTGCAAATTTTAACCGCACATTGCAACTGGAAGCAGGTTTAACACTTCAGAAAAGTCAGTACGAAAATGAAGTAGCCTGGTCGGAAGAATTGCCGGGAACCAAAGATTATTTACGAACTCCCGAAGCCTATGGTTATTACACCATCACCTGGACTCCCATCTCAAAATTCAGCGCCTCGTTGGCGGGTGTTTATACCGGTTCGATGCTGGTACCACATTACGGTCTGGCCGGCGATCCGGGAACCATTGAACAGGATGAATTATTCGAATCGCCAACTTTTATGGACATGACCGTTAAACTTGGATATACAATAGAATTAAAACGAATTGATTCTTCAATCGAATTTTTCGGAGGCCTGTCGAACTTACTGGATGATTATCAGGATGATTTCGATCAAGGGAAAAACCGCGATAGCGGATACATTTATGGTCCGGCCAAACCGCGCTCGGTATTCTTTGGCATAAAACTGTTCAATTAA
- a CDS encoding penicillin acylase family protein: protein MKTLKRVLWGVLGFLVLAVIVGFLILQNIRTSAVPDYNEETTLSGLDQSVTILRDEHAIPHIYAETETDLYRAVGFAMAQDRLWQMDLLRRVTQGRLSEILGKDQLNTDLMMRALRIQEKSQKILATSSPEIVAALEAYSDGVNQYIEKYPLPPEFKVLQYKPEPWEPVHSINLIGYMSWDLSMGWGTEYFLHQLRVEVSDEKIAELLPDLKNHKTAIYPEFGSIKPEGTETLLSATQNLKDLGAEIFNGSNNWAVAGKKSKTGMPLLANDMHLGLFAPGIWYQMHQVVEGKINVTGVVVPGQPFVICGHNDSIAWGMTNVMVDDLDFYAEKLNEDSTKYWFDGAWRNLKIEKETIKTKEGEEFEEDLKFTHRGPMVNRFKKEKETPLSIRWLGNEMSNEIRTVFLLNRADNWSEFRDAVSTFISVSQNVVYADVKGNIGLQCSAGLPVREGSGIQIYPGDSSKYDWQGLVPFEELPYEFNPERGYVSSANNKTAPDDYPHYISHWFATPSRIDRIREMLETKEKLGINDFKAMHSDWKSKTAEQMTAIFVESLRKQTNLNETEQAAFNKLKSWDYNLTRESQAASIFEILYRRSMENLVKDELSPELFRGMSGQKMLLENLMINLLAEGKSEWTDNVMTEEVESFDDVVVLSFQETVEELTTALGNNVDEWNWGKIHSFTLSHPLGVVDILNKALKLNRGPFEVPGSYHTVCPYSYSFTNLYETVHGASHRHIYSTQNWDESETVIPTGTSGIPASDFYLDQTELYLNDHYHSDLFTKQDLEENAAFRMQLNPK from the coding sequence ATGAAGACCTTAAAACGTGTTTTATGGGGAGTACTTGGCTTCCTTGTTCTTGCTGTAATTGTGGGCTTTCTTATTTTACAGAATATCAGAACTTCGGCAGTACCGGATTATAATGAAGAAACTACACTTAGCGGCCTTGATCAGTCGGTTACCATTTTGCGAGATGAGCATGCAATTCCTCATATATATGCTGAGACTGAAACTGATTTATATCGTGCAGTTGGTTTTGCAATGGCGCAAGACCGCCTGTGGCAAATGGATTTGTTACGCCGGGTAACACAAGGACGATTATCGGAGATTTTAGGGAAAGACCAGTTAAACACTGATTTGATGATGCGGGCACTTCGTATCCAGGAAAAATCGCAAAAAATACTGGCAACATCATCACCCGAAATTGTTGCGGCGCTCGAAGCTTACTCCGATGGGGTGAATCAGTACATCGAAAAATATCCGCTGCCACCCGAATTTAAGGTGTTGCAATATAAACCAGAGCCGTGGGAACCGGTGCATTCAATCAATTTAATTGGTTACATGTCGTGGGATCTGTCAATGGGTTGGGGAACCGAATATTTTCTGCATCAGCTGCGTGTCGAGGTGTCGGATGAAAAAATTGCCGAGTTGCTACCTGATTTAAAAAACCATAAAACAGCTATTTATCCTGAATTTGGCTCAATAAAACCGGAAGGCACAGAAACGCTTTTATCGGCAACGCAGAATTTAAAAGATCTGGGTGCCGAAATTTTTAACGGTAGTAACAATTGGGCGGTTGCCGGCAAAAAAAGTAAAACCGGAATGCCCTTGCTTGCCAATGATATGCACCTTGGGTTGTTTGCTCCCGGAATTTGGTATCAAATGCACCAGGTTGTTGAGGGGAAAATAAATGTAACCGGTGTTGTGGTCCCGGGGCAGCCATTTGTAATTTGCGGGCACAACGACAGCATTGCCTGGGGAATGACCAATGTAATGGTTGACGACCTTGATTTTTATGCCGAGAAATTAAACGAAGATTCTACAAAATATTGGTTTGATGGTGCATGGCGCAATCTCAAAATAGAAAAGGAAACCATTAAAACAAAAGAGGGTGAGGAGTTTGAAGAGGATCTAAAGTTTACCCACCGCGGACCAATGGTAAATCGTTTTAAAAAGGAAAAAGAAACGCCGTTGTCCATTCGTTGGTTGGGTAATGAAATGAGTAATGAGATCCGCACTGTTTTCTTGCTGAACCGCGCCGATAACTGGAGTGAATTTCGTGATGCGGTAAGTACATTTATATCGGTGAGCCAAAATGTGGTTTATGCCGATGTAAAAGGAAATATTGGGTTGCAATGCAGTGCCGGATTGCCTGTCCGCGAAGGCTCGGGCATTCAAATCTATCCGGGCGACAGCAGTAAATACGACTGGCAGGGATTGGTACCTTTCGAGGAGTTGCCCTACGAGTTTAATCCGGAAAGAGGTTATGTGTCGTCTGCAAATAATAAAACTGCACCTGATGATTATCCTCATTACATTAGTCACTGGTTTGCCACGCCAAGTCGTATCGATCGGATAAGGGAAATGCTGGAAACAAAAGAAAAGCTCGGCATCAATGATTTTAAAGCAATGCACAGCGATTGGAAATCGAAGACAGCAGAGCAAATGACAGCAATTTTTGTTGAATCGCTGCGAAAACAAACGAACTTAAATGAAACGGAACAAGCTGCTTTCAACAAATTAAAAAGCTGGGATTATAATCTCACACGCGAAAGTCAGGCAGCTTCTATTTTTGAAATTCTTTACCGGAGATCAATGGAAAACCTGGTAAAAGATGAACTTTCGCCTGAACTTTTTAGAGGAATGTCAGGCCAAAAAATGCTGCTCGAAAACCTGATGATTAACCTGTTGGCTGAAGGAAAATCGGAGTGGACTGATAATGTGATGACCGAAGAAGTTGAAAGCTTTGATGATGTTGTGGTGTTATCGTTTCAGGAAACGGTGGAAGAGTTAACAACTGCTCTCGGAAACAATGTTGACGAGTGGAACTGGGGGAAAATTCATTCATTTACGCTTTCTCATCCGTTGGGTGTAGTCGATATTCTTAATAAAGCCTTAAAACTAAATCGCGGACCTTTTGAAGTTCCCGGAAGTTACCATACTGTTTGCCCGTATTCGTATTCGTTTACCAACCTTTACGAAACTGTTCACGGCGCATCGCACAGGCATATTTACAGCACCCAAAACTGGGATGAGTCGGAAACTGTTATTCCAACCGGAACAAGTGGAATTCCGGCTAGTGATTTCTATCTCGATCAAACGGAACTATATTTGAATGACCATTATCATAGCGATCTGTTTACAAAACAAGACCTTGAAGAAAATGCCGCGTTCCGAATGCAATTGAATCCCAAATAA
- a CDS encoding radical SAM protein: protein MATFLFDKIIFGPVKSRRLGVSLGINLLPTETKVCSFDCIYCECGFTPGEYTNKVTFPSRADVKMRLEVKLHEMVSENELPDVITFAGNGEPTLHPDFAGIIDDTIELRNEITPNARIAVLSNATMIHRKSVFEALLKIKDNIQKLDSAFEETVKLLDCPKGNFNLANTIEQLIAFNGKVIIQTMFVRGSYQGKTIDNTTEKEISAWIELLKKIKPLQVMIYTIARDTPIETLEKVSLDDLNVIAERVREAGFDVQVSG from the coding sequence ATGGCAACATTTCTATTCGATAAAATAATATTTGGGCCGGTAAAAAGCCGCCGTTTAGGTGTTTCGCTGGGTATAAATTTACTGCCTACCGAAACCAAAGTTTGTTCGTTCGATTGCATTTATTGCGAGTGTGGTTTTACACCGGGTGAGTACACGAACAAAGTAACTTTCCCATCGCGTGCTGATGTAAAAATGCGATTGGAAGTAAAACTGCACGAAATGGTTTCTGAAAACGAGCTTCCTGATGTGATCACTTTTGCCGGAAACGGAGAACCAACATTACATCCCGATTTCGCCGGAATTATCGACGATACAATTGAATTACGAAATGAGATTACTCCGAACGCCAGAATTGCTGTGCTTTCGAATGCAACTATGATTCATCGAAAATCTGTTTTTGAAGCTTTGTTGAAAATTAAGGACAACATTCAGAAACTGGATTCGGCTTTTGAAGAAACGGTAAAATTGCTCGACTGCCCAAAAGGGAATTTTAACCTTGCCAATACCATCGAGCAGTTGATTGCTTTTAACGGAAAGGTGATTATTCAAACCATGTTTGTACGCGGAAGTTACCAAGGCAAAACCATTGATAATACTACTGAAAAGGAGATTTCAGCCTGGATTGAACTGCTGAAAAAAATAAAACCTTTACAGGTAATGATTTATACCATCGCCCGCGATACGCCAATTGAAACCTTGGAGAAAGTTTCGTTGGACGATCTGAATGTGATTGCTGAGCGTGTTCGCGAAGCCGGTTTTGATGTGCAGGTTTCGGGGTAA
- a CDS encoding DUF2147 domain-containing protein, with amino-acid sequence MKKLVILFLLGVYALAGFAQESDKIVGVWWNDEKTTKIEVEKQDGKYIGTIVYMIPEKYENGAPPKDDENPDPELRDRSVVGIQILDGFEYDAKKEEWKNGTIYDPKSGKTYDCYSWLENDDVLKLKGFVAGIRMLGRSSEWYRTTL; translated from the coding sequence ATGAAAAAGCTTGTAATTCTTTTTTTACTTGGAGTTTATGCTTTAGCAGGTTTTGCCCAGGAATCAGACAAAATTGTTGGCGTTTGGTGGAACGATGAAAAAACGACCAAAATTGAGGTTGAAAAACAAGATGGAAAATACATTGGAACCATTGTATATATGATTCCGGAAAAATACGAAAACGGTGCGCCTCCTAAGGACGATGAAAATCCGGACCCGGAACTTCGCGACCGTTCGGTAGTAGGCATACAAATTTTGGATGGTTTTGAGTACGATGCCAAAAAAGAAGAGTGGAAAAACGGCACTATTTACGACCCAAAATCGGGGAAAACATATGACTGTTACAGCTGGTTGGAAAATGACGATGTGCTAAAACTAAAAGGTTTTGTGGCCGGAATACGAATGTTGGGCCGCAGTTCGGAGTGGTACAGAACTACACTTTAA
- a CDS encoding cell division protein ZapB: MSSQIDAMQKEWKDKRNNIIVIVLAVVLAVVLVLFFLQRRDHKVIMNEITAEKDSIQFQLTEIASSYDSLKTENDTISEQLFVAQAKVKDLLLEVEQTKKVSFSKISDYQKQVTTLRGIMRDFVVQIDSLNRRNEELMAENLEVKQQYKEVEQHNQQLNQEKEQLQRNLKRAAMLETRQLVAEPLNTRSKETKFAKRTAKVRIYFVLGQNATAKRGPKKIYARIMRPDQLLMVKSENDVFQFEDLKIQYSAMREVVYEGQDLPVAIFWDNTNEPEMMPGVYTINLFADGNEIGETTFEIK, translated from the coding sequence ATGAGCAGCCAGATTGATGCGATGCAAAAGGAGTGGAAAGACAAGAGAAACAATATAATTGTTATTGTTCTTGCTGTGGTATTAGCAGTTGTGTTAGTGTTGTTCTTTTTGCAACGACGCGATCATAAAGTGATAATGAACGAAATTACGGCTGAGAAAGATTCTATCCAATTTCAGTTAACTGAAATCGCTTCCAGTTACGATTCGTTAAAGACTGAAAACGATACGATAAGCGAGCAGTTATTTGTGGCTCAGGCCAAAGTAAAAGACCTGTTACTAGAGGTAGAACAGACAAAAAAAGTAAGCTTTTCAAAAATTTCAGATTACCAGAAACAGGTAACCACTTTGCGCGGTATCATGCGTGATTTTGTTGTGCAGATTGATTCGTTAAACCGTCGTAACGAAGAGTTGATGGCCGAAAACCTAGAGGTGAAACAACAATACAAAGAGGTTGAACAGCACAATCAACAGCTTAACCAGGAAAAAGAGCAGTTGCAACGAAACTTGAAAAGGGCTGCAATGCTTGAAACACGTCAGTTGGTGGCAGAGCCTTTAAATACCCGTAGTAAAGAGACGAAATTTGCCAAGCGTACGGCCAAAGTGCGTATTTATTTTGTGTTGGGTCAAAATGCTACAGCCAAGCGTGGTCCTAAAAAAATATACGCTCGTATTATGCGCCCCGATCAACTGTTAATGGTGAAATCGGAAAACGATGTTTTTCAGTTTGAAGACCTGAAAATTCAATATTCGGCAATGCGCGAGGTTGTTTATGAAGGCCAGGATTTGCCGGTGGCTATTTTCTGGGACAACACCAACGAGCCCGAAATGATGCCGGGTGTTTATACTATCAATTTGTTTGCCGACGGAAACGAAATTGGCGAAACAACATTTGAGATCAAATAA